The DNA window CATCTAGCATTAATTAATTACTTAATAAAATGAAGGAATAAAAAAATTTCGTAGTTCGGAATTTGAATTAGTCCAAACCAAGCTTTAGTATGATGTTTAAATAATTTGTTCATCTAGCATtaattaattacttaattaattaaagatTCGGCTCATCTAACTTCACAATACATGTCTACTTTATTTTATAGGTCTCAATAGATATTTAAAGACAATGTAAGAGTCAACTCAAAAAAGGCCATACCAATGCCATAAGTGTGACAGTCCATCATCAATATTattggtgagtattgagtaacaTGGTGGGAGCCTTCATCACTTTCCTTCTTTCCCTTCAACCTCtctcattcatcttcttccttctctTCTACCTAACATTCCTCAACTTCCTACCAGTCAAAAAACTCGCCGGAACCGGTCCAACAACTTATCCGATCATAGGCTGTTTACTATCTTTCTCCAGAAACCGTTTCCGGTTGCTAGATTGGTACACTGACCTTCTAGCCCAATCGCCAACCAACACTATATTGGTTGAGCGATTGGGTACATGTAGAACGGTTATAACCGCAAATCGACACAACGTGGAATATATACTCAagacaaattttaaaaacttCCCTAAAGGAAAGCCTTTCACTGAGATCCTCGGAGATTTTCTCGGGAAAGGTATATTTAATGTGGATGGCGATTTATGGATCAAACAGCGAAAACTCGCGAGTCACGAGTTTTCGCTTAGGTCCATTAATGACTTCATCATGCACACGTTAAAGGAAGAAGTGAATGGAAAGCTATTGCCATTAATGGATTCATTGTGTGTGGAGAACAAAGAAGTTGACTTGCAAGAGTTGTTGGGGAGATTTTCTTTCAATGTGATTTGCAAATTCACATTAGggagtaatgatgatgatgatggtgagaaTAATAGATGTTGTTTGGATCCTAGTTTTCCGTTTTCACCGTTGGCGAGGGCTTTCGACGTGGCTGCAGAGATTTCGGCGAGGCGTGGAGCAGCGCCGTTGTTTTTGGTGTGGAGAATGAAGAAATGGCTGAGAGTTGGATCGGAAAGGAGGTTGAGAGAAGCGGTGAATGAGGTTCAGACACGTGTCATGGAAATGATTtcaaatagaaagaaaaagatgaatgtaCTTGGAGAAGAGTTTCTTGGTGGTCAAGATCTCTTGTCACGTCTCATTTCTTCAGGTAATCAACATTTTCTAATTGTATTTTTGCAATTTCGATCGATACTGCAACACTGATTATGGTCGTGGCGTctcaattaaatataatttactcTTTATCATAAAAGTTTTGAATAACAATATTGTCAatgattattttttgttttaggtCATGATGAGGAAGTGATTAGGGATATGGTGATAAGCTTGATTATGGCAGGGAGAGATACCACATCATCAGCATTAACATGGTTCTTTTGGTTACTAGCAAGTCATTCTGAGATTGAGGACAGGATAGTGAAAGAGTCGTTGGATTATGATTATGATTTTGATTATGAATCATTGAAGAATATGAAGTATTTAAAAGCATGCTTATGTGAATCAATGAGATTATATCCACCAGTGGCATGGGATTCAAAGCATGCCACGTGTGACGATATCTTGCCAGATGGCACGTTGGTAAAAAGTGGAGATAGGGTGACTTATTTTCCATATGGAATGGGGAGAATGGAGAATTTATGGGGAAAAGATTGGTTTGAGTTTAGACCGGACCGGTGGTTTGTTGAGCCGGTTGAACCGGGGGAGAATGAAGTAAAATTGAAAGAGGTTTGTCCTTTTAAGTTTCCTATTTTTCAGGGTGGTCCAAGGGTGTGTTTGGGAAAAGAAATGGCTTTTGTTGAAATGAAATATGTGGTGGCTTCGATTGTTAGGAGATTTAAGATTAGAATAGTTAGTAGTGAGAAGCCTATGTTTGTGCCTCTTCTTACGGCGCACATGGCTGGCGGCTTAAAAGTATTGGTTTCTGAAAGGGTGTGAAACTTTAACCgattttgattatatattatcATTCATATTTCATTAGTTAAATAACACTATGCTCGTGTCTTTTATATGCTATTATTATTATCTCTGCCGATTTAAGGATTAATTTCTTTGAGAGGGTAAAAGACCTAACATTATGGAAGCTGATTTGATATCCATACACTAAGTTTTAAGTATTCATTTAAaatgtgtttttaatttttttagagttTGTTTGAATGaattaattagaattttttttaaaaattaagattttaggtaatttaaattatttaattgaaatttatttatttttaaaaaatgtattaggAATTAGGATGAAGTATTAAAACTATTCATTGTTAATTTTTAaggttatttttataaattttaatattttggagtcaaatttaaaatttgaaaaatagacTAAGttgcaattttaaaaattttaagccacaaatttgtaaaatttaaaattattaaacactaatttgtaatttttttaagctTCAAAATGTaaaatttggaaaatatgagaacCAACATacaaattttgaaataataataatatccaaTTAGAGATTGTATGTAATATAATATAATAGAATTTTCAACCCTTAGACTTGTCTCTTGGCACCCTCCTCCAGAGAATGTGATACATATCAATGTATATGGTAGTTTCATTGGTAATCCAGGATCATCTGATTTTTGTGGTATTTTGAGAAACTTTTCTGGAGGTTGGATTACACAGGTTTTGCAGGTAGTTGTTGTTTCACCTATAATATTAATGGCGATCTTCAAACCATTTCTCATGATCTTTATATTGCTTGAGATCATAGTTTCAATAATATGATTTGCGATTCTGACTCTCAGATAACTCTGGAGTTTATTCAAAAGGGTGTGCCTTATACTCATGCTCCTCTGGTGGATTATATCCAAACTCTTATTCATAAAGAGTGGCAACTTATATATCCTTGTTCACACCTTACACAAAGGGAATGCTAGTGTTGACCGACTTGCTAAATTGAGAGTCTAGCTCTTGAGGAATTGAGAGTGTTTTCTATTTGGCCcttttttttagttaatatatGTTTGACTCTATGGGAATTCAACTACCAAGAGCTTAATTTTTCGTTGTTTTTTCCCATtgataaaaaatagaaatttcaaattctttgatcTTGTTAAGAGAAAAAGTTAATTCATGTGCATGTAACTAGTTGACATATTAGTGCAACCGGTTACACCCCTCTAAATTGTCAAACAAAAACTTACAGTAGCTAAGTGCAACTGGTGACATAATATGCCAACCAGTTACACATGgaatattttagttttatttgtttGATAATTGTACATCATCATGCATtgttgtatatatatactttttagGTATCTTATGAATGGTTTAATCACAATATTTTTCAATCTCAATTACTCTCTCtaattatctctctctctctaaactcaattatttaattattcaccAACCCCGTGGTTCCAGTAtctaacatttggcatcaagagttAGGTTTATCCATCAAACACCTATTGTGCAAACATGACTTCCGTCTCCAATGAAAGAATTCACGAAAATCTACATACCCTTGATGCGAAGAACTACGACAAATGGTGCTAGTAAATGAAGGTGTTGTTTGGAAACCAAGATGTTCTTGATGTGAACGGTGTGAATCCTCTTGTTGAAGATGCTACTCTAGAGAAAATAACATCACataaggaagaaaagaagaaagatttcAAAGCACTAATTTTAATCCATCAATGTGTTGATATGGATAATTTTGAGAAAGTTGGTGATTGCGAATCATTGAAGCAAGCATGGTAAATCATGGAGAAGGCGTATGTAGTGACTGAAAGGGCGAAGGTTGTGAGGTTACATGTAACCCCCAGTTttagtaaattattttatttttatttaattataattttgtatATTGGTTTGATTATTGTGTGTTAATTGAGATGTTTTGGGGTGGTAGGGTGTGTGACCCTTAAGTAGGAGTATGGATCATGAATAGAATTTAGTAGAGGTATTTAGATTCTATTTGTATCAATTAAGTTAATATATTTTAaggaaatatttaattaaaagagaaaatagaGATTTTTGGGGTTAAAGTGTGAATTAAGAGAAGTTATAAGGAGGAATGAGTAAAGTTTAGGATTAGCGAGGGGTGAAATTAGAAATAGTGAAAGCTTTTTCCTAAGTATAAAATAAGAATAGAACCTAGAATGAATAGTCATTCTATGAGTATGTAGAAACAGAAGTTAAAAGAGAGAAAGATGCCAAAGGCTTGTGGGGAAG is part of the Vicia villosa cultivar HV-30 ecotype Madison, WI unplaced genomic scaffold, Vvil1.0 ctg.002147F_1_1, whole genome shotgun sequence genome and encodes:
- the LOC131638018 gene encoding cytochrome P450 94B3-like, giving the protein MVGAFITFLLSLQPLSFIFFLLFYLTFLNFLPVKKLAGTGPTTYPIIGCLLSFSRNRFRLLDWYTDLLAQSPTNTILVERLGTCRTVITANRHNVEYILKTNFKNFPKGKPFTEILGDFLGKGIFNVDGDLWIKQRKLASHEFSLRSINDFIMHTLKEEVNGKLLPLMDSLCVENKEVDLQELLGRFSFNVICKFTLGSNDDDDGENNRCCLDPSFPFSPLARAFDVAAEISARRGAAPLFLVWRMKKWLRVGSERRLREAVNEVQTRVMEMISNRKKKMNVLGEEFLGGQDLLSRLISSGHDEEVIRDMVISLIMAGRDTTSSALTWFFWLLASHSEIEDRIVKESLDYDYDFDYESLKNMKYLKACLCESMRLYPPVAWDSKHATCDDILPDGTLVKSGDRVTYFPYGMGRMENLWGKDWFEFRPDRWFVEPVEPGENEVKLKEVCPFKFPIFQGGPRVCLGKEMAFVEMKYVVASIVRRFKIRIVSSEKPMFVPLLTAHMAGGLKVLVSERV